The genomic stretch CAAAGAACAGCTATCTTATTAAACCTGTTGGCTAGCAATTTATCTCTCCTTATACAATAGTTAGACTTGTTAGACTTATTTCCAAAGCTGGCCAAGCTTAGAAAGCTTACTAAGGGCAGCTATGTCTCTATAGACGCGATCACCCCTGAAAAGGCGATATGTATGTGCCTGATAACCCTAAGAATTAGCCTGATTGCAAGATGAGCATGCTGGACTGTACTTGATCCAGATTATATAGTGTACGCAAGAAAGTGTTGACTAAGCAAAGAAATGCCCTATTATATGTTTGCGAACAACATCCCCTCCTACTTAAAATGGATGCTAGACATATATGCGGTGCATAGACTACGAAGTCACATATTACCAAGCCAGACCATCGCCTAGCGAGGTGACGGCCTGGCTTAGCCGATTTATTCTTGAAAGCGCTCGGTTGTTATCTCAATCCGCTGCTTAAAACTCATTTACGCAAGCTTTTATTAATATATTACATAATAGTAATAAGCGTCTGAGATTGTGCCGTTCCATATATACCATTTCCTATCGCTTGTATGGGCTGCAAGTCTTCTGGTTGTACCATCGTTAGATACCATCATCATGGCATGATATGCAGAACCTCCACTCATTAAGAAAAATGGATAGCCAGCAACACACTGGTTAAGATTTGTTGCCTGGTTCATATAACCATTTAATACCATGTATGTACGGAGACCATTCGCAGTCCACCACTCTGGCCTGGAATAGTTTTGATCATAATACCAGTAATTGCTCGTTGGTATTCCACCTGCTCGCATCGACTGGGATATATAATCCGCACAATCAGCACAAAGTTTGTATGTGGGATAAACATTGGTATTCCAATAATAAGGATTTGCTAATATACTACTGGTGCATA from Actinomycetota bacterium encodes the following:
- a CDS encoding amidase domain-containing protein, which translates into the protein KKLSQKQLEAANKDIEIWRQELNQCINTDQTGVVRVKVAGTLDSHGKLIPDSLKFYFEQNGAPDGGVVYIPAPLSQIPTPQAVEKDSYDAISSTVKDTLNMKKQISASANYNRISAANYANYYTSNTSALCTSSILANPYYWNTNVYPTYKLCADCADYISQSMRAGGIPTSNYWYYDQNYSRPEWWTANGLRTYMVLNGYMNQATNLNQCVAGYPFFLMSGGSAYHAMMMVSNDGTTRRLAAHTSDRKWYIWNGTISDAYYYYVIY